In a genomic window of uncultured Flavobacterium sp.:
- the rsmA gene encoding 16S rRNA (adenine(1518)-N(6)/adenine(1519)-N(6))-dimethyltransferase RsmA: protein MEKVKAKKHLGQHFLKDESIAKAIADTLSLKGYDEVLEIGPGMGVLTKYLLDKPINTHVIEIDGESVVYLGENYPKLKDKIISQDFLKYNINEVYENKQFAIIGNFPYNISTQIVFRTLEFKHQIPEFSGMFQKEVAERICEKKGSKAYGILSVLAQAFYDTEYLFTVDENVFIPPPKVKSGVMKMTRKEDYSLPCGEKLFFTVVKTAFQQRRKTLRNSLKTLNLSDELRLDTIFDKRPEQLSVDEFIVLTQKIEADGV from the coding sequence ATGGAAAAAGTAAAAGCCAAAAAACATTTAGGACAACACTTCCTGAAAGACGAAAGTATCGCAAAAGCTATTGCGGATACTTTAAGTTTAAAAGGATATGATGAGGTTTTAGAAATAGGACCAGGAATGGGTGTGTTGACTAAGTATTTGCTTGACAAACCAATTAATACACACGTGATTGAGATTGATGGAGAATCTGTGGTGTATTTGGGTGAAAATTATCCAAAACTAAAAGATAAAATTATCTCTCAGGATTTCCTGAAATATAATATAAACGAGGTTTATGAAAATAAACAATTCGCTATTATTGGGAATTTTCCCTATAACATTTCTACGCAAATTGTTTTCAGGACTTTAGAATTTAAGCATCAGATTCCGGAATTTTCGGGGATGTTTCAAAAAGAAGTTGCTGAAAGAATATGCGAGAAAAAAGGCTCAAAAGCGTACGGAATCTTATCTGTATTAGCCCAGGCTTTCTATGATACTGAGTATTTGTTTACGGTAGATGAAAACGTTTTTATTCCTCCGCCCAAGGTTAAGTCGGGTGTGATGAAAATGACCCGAAAGGAAGATTATAGCCTTCCGTGTGGAGAAAAGTTGTTTTTTACAGTTGTAAAAACGGCTTTTCAGCAAAGACGAAAAACATTACGTAACAGTTTGAAAACATTAAATTTATCAGATGAATTGCGATTAGACACTATCTTTGATAAGCGTCCGGAGCAATTAAGCGTAGACGAATTTATTGTTTTGACTCAAAAAATAGAAGCCGATGGAGTTTAA
- a CDS encoding CDGSH iron-sulfur domain-containing protein has product MSKTKLIINKNGSIKIEGDFEIMDSEGAVYGLQGRSALGLCRCGLSANKPFCDGGHRNNFEHESIAFDLPPMKTN; this is encoded by the coding sequence ATGAGCAAGACAAAATTAATCATCAATAAAAACGGATCTATCAAAATCGAAGGTGATTTTGAAATCATGGATTCAGAAGGAGCAGTTTATGGACTACAAGGAAGATCTGCATTAGGACTTTGTCGTTGCGGATTATCTGCAAACAAACCATTTTGCGATGGCGGACACCGTAACAACTTCGAACATGAATCAATCGCATTTGATTTACCACCAATGAAAACAAACTAA
- a CDS encoding tetratricopeptide repeat protein, whose protein sequence is MKNIFIYIVLLWSTFALAQNEQLAQYYYDKGDFEKAKISYEELLNSAPSNTQYFLRTVDCYQQLQQFDVAQKAIQERFNRYKQGVFLVELGYNFQLQKNDAKAKNYYEQAIEKIKTSPNDVYGIGNSFEKKVLLEYALKAYQTAMQVQPSYNFNFQIGMLYGQLGKTDQMIELLLTESYNNPQNANLIQTQLSRFMSGETDNTAFKDAMRKALILRTQKDQDVFWNHYLSWFYVQQKEFGKAFIQEKAIYKREPESLSSIVNLSQFAMNEDDTDTAEEILNFILQNTKDLDLLVQTNSYLMQIKIDKAQEKDYPIINAELQQLLTTYEITPFTLSLQIIQAHFLAFNLKKTEEGKAIIKKALELNLNDYQEADAKMELADILLLEEKYNQALIYYSQIQLDLKNDVMAHEASLKAAKTSYYKGDFEWALKQFKELKAANTQLIANDALEYFLLINDNTVADSTQTALKQFAKGDFLMYQNKKPEAIAQFQSILKTYKGQEIEAVTLLRLGKVYESQKDYNSALSQYQQIIDNHSDGIYVDEALFFSAEIYNDELHDIEKAKPLYEKVIFNHQDSIYFVDARKKYRQLRGDKNL, encoded by the coding sequence ATGAAAAACATCTTTATCTATATCGTTCTGTTGTGGTCTACTTTTGCACTAGCACAAAATGAGCAACTTGCTCAATATTACTACGATAAAGGTGATTTCGAAAAAGCTAAAATCAGCTATGAAGAGCTTTTGAACAGTGCACCATCCAATACACAATATTTTTTAAGAACCGTAGATTGTTATCAGCAATTGCAGCAATTTGATGTAGCTCAAAAAGCTATTCAGGAACGTTTTAACAGATATAAACAAGGTGTCTTTTTAGTAGAATTAGGATATAATTTCCAATTACAGAAAAATGACGCTAAAGCTAAAAATTACTACGAGCAGGCGATCGAAAAAATCAAAACCAGTCCGAATGATGTTTACGGAATCGGGAATTCTTTTGAGAAAAAAGTGTTGCTTGAATATGCTTTAAAAGCATATCAAACAGCAATGCAGGTTCAGCCGAGTTACAATTTTAATTTTCAAATAGGAATGCTTTACGGACAGTTAGGAAAGACGGATCAAATGATCGAACTTTTATTAACAGAATCCTATAATAATCCTCAGAATGCTAATTTAATTCAGACGCAATTATCGCGTTTTATGAGTGGCGAAACAGATAACACCGCTTTTAAAGATGCAATGCGTAAGGCTTTAATCCTTAGAACTCAAAAAGATCAGGATGTATTTTGGAATCACTATTTAAGTTGGTTTTATGTACAACAAAAAGAATTCGGAAAAGCCTTTATTCAGGAAAAAGCCATTTACAAACGTGAACCGGAATCTCTTTCGAGTATTGTAAATTTAAGTCAGTTTGCAATGAATGAAGATGATACGGATACAGCGGAAGAAATCCTGAATTTTATCCTTCAAAATACTAAAGATTTAGATTTGTTGGTTCAGACTAATTCGTATTTAATGCAAATTAAAATCGACAAAGCACAGGAAAAAGACTATCCAATTATTAATGCTGAGTTACAACAATTGCTCACAACCTATGAAATAACTCCTTTTACCTTATCTTTGCAAATAATTCAGGCGCATTTCCTGGCTTTTAATCTAAAAAAGACGGAAGAAGGCAAGGCAATTATTAAAAAAGCGCTGGAATTAAATTTGAATGATTATCAGGAAGCAGATGCTAAGATGGAGTTGGCAGACATCTTGCTTTTGGAAGAAAAATACAATCAGGCGTTGATTTATTATTCGCAAATTCAGTTGGATTTAAAGAATGATGTAATGGCGCACGAAGCAAGTTTAAAAGCTGCAAAAACAAGTTATTATAAAGGCGATTTTGAGTGGGCTTTGAAACAATTTAAAGAGTTGAAAGCAGCAAACACGCAATTGATTGCAAATGATGCTCTTGAATATTTTTTATTGATTAATGATAATACCGTTGCAGATTCGACACAAACGGCTTTAAAGCAGTTTGCGAAAGGTGACTTTTTGATGTATCAGAATAAAAAACCGGAAGCAATTGCGCAGTTTCAGAGCATTCTGAAAACCTATAAAGGACAAGAAATCGAAGCCGTAACATTGTTGCGTTTAGGTAAAGTTTATGAAAGTCAGAAAGATTATAATTCGGCTTTAAGCCAATACCAACAGATTATTGACAATCATAGTGACGGAATTTATGTAGATGAAGCGCTGTTTTTTTCGGCAGAGATTTACAACGACGAATTGCACGATATAGAAAAGGCAAAACCTTTGTACGAGAAGGTAATTTTTAACCATCAGGATAGTATTTACTTTGTTGATGCGAGAAAAAAATACCGACAGTTAAGAGGAGACAAGAATTTATAG
- a CDS encoding patatin-like phospholipase family protein: MRCRYYQIFFLLFLQIGFSQNKISLFSEINYNSIPSVSLSDYKSVQERDKRFQNPNIALGIGISGGGSRAQFFSMGVLLGLEEIKESDGQRNFLNEIDYYSTVSGGCFSAGYYLTILKNKLFYDNCTFNEFYFSKADAYKDYVDKSANILSLLNNSRNEKGDKISMTQRIDSDILQYDGTNPDNVNKFGTQMLLSDFFVSKDSKQTPSLPMFVANGTAFNNGERIPFMPHIIRGLNLNSSLAPNKADIALNENKINDGYNFPVTYAITASSAFPGVLPKVKFGVKNRDKILCIVDGGASDNMGYKTLVELLHNDTKVDDKNKKAVFIDCLGQGKKEPYVNDAKIKLISLFETASLYTVQTRYMTFDKDVENTFERYKIPVTNYQIIGFTTIRDHLLKLDKDQPYEDLVIELKNTNDDSSSWSKLYANFKQELLSKFGEDAFKKDKDGEVIVATLDKEKFSELSPRQILLLYEYASHVETKLRITPEEREMLLLSGRFATYLKTNELRELLVEHK; the protein is encoded by the coding sequence ATGAGATGTAGATACTACCAGATATTCTTTCTTCTTTTTCTTCAGATAGGATTTTCTCAAAATAAAATAAGTCTGTTTTCAGAAATCAATTATAATTCTATTCCATCGGTATCATTAAGCGATTACAAATCAGTTCAGGAAAGGGATAAAAGGTTTCAAAATCCTAATATTGCTCTTGGAATTGGTATTTCGGGCGGAGGTTCGAGAGCTCAGTTTTTTAGTATGGGCGTTCTTTTAGGATTAGAAGAAATTAAAGAAAGTGATGGTCAACGTAATTTTCTGAATGAGATCGATTATTATTCGACTGTTTCTGGAGGTTGTTTTTCGGCGGGATATTATTTGACTATTCTTAAAAATAAATTGTTTTATGACAATTGTACTTTCAACGAATTCTATTTTTCTAAAGCCGATGCGTATAAAGATTACGTAGATAAATCGGCCAATATATTATCACTTCTAAACAATAGCCGAAACGAAAAAGGAGATAAAATATCGATGACGCAACGTATAGATTCGGATATTTTGCAATATGACGGCACTAATCCTGATAATGTCAATAAGTTTGGAACTCAAATGTTATTGTCGGATTTCTTTGTTTCAAAAGATAGTAAGCAAACGCCTTCTTTACCGATGTTTGTTGCAAATGGAACTGCTTTTAACAATGGCGAACGCATTCCGTTTATGCCACATATTATTCGAGGTTTAAATCTAAATTCGTCTTTGGCGCCCAATAAAGCAGATATTGCATTGAATGAGAATAAGATAAATGACGGATATAATTTTCCGGTTACTTACGCCATTACAGCAAGTTCAGCTTTTCCCGGAGTTCTTCCAAAAGTGAAATTCGGAGTAAAAAACAGAGATAAGATATTGTGTATTGTCGATGGCGGCGCTTCAGATAATATGGGATATAAAACTTTGGTAGAATTACTTCATAACGATACCAAAGTTGACGATAAGAATAAAAAAGCAGTTTTTATCGATTGTTTGGGACAGGGGAAAAAAGAACCTTATGTAAATGATGCCAAAATCAAGTTGATTTCGTTGTTTGAAACTGCATCTTTATACACGGTTCAAACAAGATATATGACTTTTGATAAAGATGTCGAAAATACTTTTGAACGCTATAAAATTCCGGTTACAAATTATCAAATTATTGGTTTTACTACGATTCGGGATCATTTATTAAAATTGGATAAAGATCAGCCTTATGAAGATTTAGTAATCGAATTAAAAAACACAAATGACGATTCGAGCAGTTGGTCAAAATTATACGCTAATTTTAAGCAAGAACTGTTGAGTAAATTTGGCGAGGACGCCTTTAAAAAAGATAAAGACGGCGAAGTAATCGTTGCCACATTAGATAAAGAAAAATTTAGCGAATTGTCACCACGACAAATTTTACTTCTATATGAATATGCTTCTCATGTCGAAACTAAATTGAGAATTACGCCCGAAGAAAGAGAAATGTTATTGCTTTCCGGACGTTTTGCGACATATTTAAAAACCAATGAATTGAGAGAATTGCTAGTTGAGCATAAATAA
- a CDS encoding SMI1/KNR4 family protein: MQNILLEISKKAIEYEDFNFTSEQIETNWLGAIPATEKQIREIENKLGLNLPKDYIDFIRITNGFSAPNDIEPSFESIENIDYLKNIEPFTIEAYAHLPELENAILIAGREEEQYFLLIPPTSNSPEWNYWKFANWHPGEQPYKNLKDYFEDVLQFIIKNHES; the protein is encoded by the coding sequence ATGCAAAACATACTACTTGAAATTTCTAAGAAAGCAATTGAATATGAGGATTTCAATTTCACATCAGAGCAAATTGAAACTAATTGGCTCGGAGCTATTCCCGCAACGGAAAAGCAAATACGTGAAATTGAAAACAAATTAGGTCTAAACTTACCCAAAGATTATATCGATTTTATAAGAATAACTAATGGTTTTTCAGCGCCGAATGATATCGAGCCAAGTTTTGAATCAATTGAAAATATTGATTACTTAAAAAACATCGAGCCTTTTACAATAGAAGCTTACGCCCATTTACCAGAATTAGAAAATGCTATACTTATTGCAGGTAGAGAAGAAGAACAATATTTTTTACTTATTCCTCCCACATCAAACAGTCCCGAATGGAACTATTGGAAGTTTGCAAACTGGCATCCAGGAGAACAGCCTTATAAAAATCTAAAAGACTATTTTGAAGATGTTCTTCAATTTATAATTAAAAATCACGAATCATAA
- a CDS encoding protease complex subunit PrcB family protein, producing MKQIFILFCVFFLLTGCSDNDDSHSSEVKYSEIIQGDNFNGDYNNPKANLVIKDQTEWNNLLLKFNLITNANVISPDLTVDFTKYQVIAVIDDVYNYGGYSIDITKIIETNSSIFVKVEYLKPGGINAVITQPYHIVKIPKTNKKVVFK from the coding sequence ATGAAACAGATTTTCATCCTTTTTTGTGTCTTTTTTTTGCTAACAGGTTGCAGCGATAACGACGACTCACATTCATCAGAAGTAAAATATTCCGAAATCATTCAAGGAGATAATTTTAATGGAGATTATAATAATCCAAAAGCCAATCTGGTTATAAAAGATCAAACGGAGTGGAATAATCTACTTTTAAAATTCAATCTCATTACGAATGCAAATGTAATTTCTCCTGATCTTACTGTCGATTTTACCAAATATCAAGTTATCGCCGTTATTGACGACGTCTATAATTATGGCGGATATTCTATAGATATAACCAAAATCATAGAAACCAATAGTAGCATTTTTGTTAAAGTTGAATACTTAAAACCAGGAGGAATTAACGCTGTAATTACCCAACCGTACCATATTGTTAAAATACCAAAGACTAATAAAAAAGTAGTTTTCAAGTAA
- a CDS encoding DapH/DapD/GlmU-related protein, producing the protein MINIDHFIEDFSKTFKDLIVSEPWTITNDLKNIIEKMILNLDDNYIIKDNVAIHKSAIIENNVIIKSPAIISANCFIGANAYFREGVFLDHSVKIGPGCEIKNSIVCSGTAIAHFNYIGNSIIGRNINFEAGSIAANHYNERAIKKISVLYNGEIIETNSDKFGSLIGDNSRVGANAVLSPGTILTKNSIVKRLELIEQVPLK; encoded by the coding sequence ATGATTAATATCGACCACTTTATAGAAGATTTTTCAAAGACTTTCAAAGATCTTATTGTTTCAGAACCTTGGACAATTACAAACGATCTTAAAAATATAATCGAAAAAATGATTTTAAATCTTGATGATAATTATATAATTAAAGATAATGTTGCTATTCATAAATCTGCAATTATCGAAAATAATGTAATCATAAAAAGTCCTGCAATTATAAGTGCGAACTGCTTCATTGGAGCAAATGCTTATTTTAGAGAAGGTGTTTTTTTAGATCATTCTGTAAAAATTGGTCCCGGTTGCGAAATCAAAAATAGTATTGTTTGTTCAGGAACTGCAATTGCACATTTTAATTATATTGGAAATAGTATTATTGGCCGAAACATCAATTTTGAAGCAGGTTCGATTGCCGCAAATCATTACAACGAGCGAGCTATAAAGAAGATATCTGTACTTTATAATGGAGAAATTATTGAAACTAACTCAGATAAATTTGGATCGCTAATTGGCGATAACTCCAGAGTTGGCGCAAATGCAGTATTATCACCAGGAACAATATTAACTAAAAACTCGATCGTAAAAAGACTTGAATTGATTGAGCAAGTTCCGCTAAAATAA
- a CDS encoding DUF4286 family protein, producing the protein MIIYNVTTNIHESVHDQWLKWMQEKHIPEILATQKFSSARIVKVLVNEEMGGITYSVQYVTDSKETLEKYYIEDEPEFHREALGLFADKMLSFRTELEVISEH; encoded by the coding sequence ATGATTATTTACAACGTTACCACCAATATACACGAAAGCGTTCACGACCAATGGTTAAAATGGATGCAGGAAAAACACATACCGGAAATTCTGGCAACTCAAAAGTTTTCTTCGGCACGAATTGTAAAAGTTTTGGTGAATGAAGAAATGGGCGGAATTACTTATTCTGTTCAATATGTTACCGATAGCAAAGAAACTTTAGAGAAATATTATATCGAAGATGAACCGGAATTTCACAGAGAAGCTTTGGGATTATTTGCAGATAAAATGCTTTCTTTCAGAACGGAATTAGAAGTGATTTCGGAACATTAA
- the lgt gene encoding prolipoprotein diacylglyceryl transferase, with translation MNGVLNWNVDPVIVMITDSFPLKYYGALFACGLLLGYYIVRNIYKKEHLSIDNLDSLLVYVIVGTILGARLGHCFFYEPSYFLQHPIEILLPIQKVGGVYKFVGYMGLASHGGSIGVLIAMVLYCRKYKVKFLWLLDKMSIGVPVTGAFIRFGNFMNSEIYGKPTNGNWGVVFERDDMIPRHPTQLYEAFAYLLIFVILYWMYKSDKIRKTDGIIFGYFLTLLFLARFIIEYFKENQEAWENSMPINMGQLLSIPFILIGLALIVWKSKKQVVI, from the coding sequence ATGAATGGAGTACTAAACTGGAATGTAGATCCGGTTATTGTGATGATAACGGATAGTTTTCCTTTAAAATATTATGGTGCTCTTTTTGCTTGCGGGCTTTTACTGGGTTATTATATTGTACGAAATATTTACAAAAAAGAGCATTTATCCATAGACAATCTGGATAGTTTACTCGTATATGTAATAGTTGGAACAATTTTAGGCGCCCGATTAGGACATTGTTTTTTTTATGAACCGTCTTATTTTTTGCAACATCCAATAGAGATTCTTTTGCCAATTCAGAAGGTAGGTGGAGTTTATAAATTTGTTGGTTATATGGGATTGGCAAGTCACGGAGGATCAATTGGAGTTTTGATCGCGATGGTTTTATATTGTCGCAAATACAAAGTTAAGTTCTTGTGGCTTTTAGATAAAATGTCAATTGGAGTTCCTGTTACTGGAGCTTTTATTAGGTTTGGGAATTTTATGAATTCTGAAATCTACGGAAAACCAACTAACGGAAATTGGGGAGTTGTTTTCGAAAGAGACGACATGATTCCAAGACATCCAACGCAATTGTATGAAGCATTTGCTTATTTGTTGATTTTTGTGATTTTATATTGGATGTATAAATCAGATAAAATCAGAAAAACTGACGGAATAATTTTTGGATATTTCTTGACGTTATTGTTCTTAGCCAGATTTATAATTGAATATTTCAAAGAAAATCAAGAAGCTTGGGAAAACAGTATGCCAATTAATATGGGACAATTATTAAGTATTCCATTTATTTTAATTGGTTTAGCTTTGATAGTTTGGAAATCGAAGAAGCAAGTTGTAATTTAG
- the serS gene encoding serine--tRNA ligase — MLQIAFIRENQEKVIKALAKRNIDAKSVVEEVVQLDENRRATQVELDNTLAESNKLSKDIGELMKAGEKSKAAILKEKTVSLKEKSKELGEKAEALAVELTHKLYTLPNLPADIVPEGKTPDDNLNVFEEGDIPVLHEGAQPHWELVKKYDIIDFELGVKITGAGFPVYKGKGARLQRALINYFLDKNTAAGYNEVQVPHLVNEASGYGTGQLPDKEGQMYHSTIDDLYLIPTAEVPVTNLFRDVLLTETELPVLYTAYTPCFRREAGSYGAHVRGLNRLHQFDKVEIVRVEHPDKSYEALDGMVEHVKDILKELKLPYRVLRLCGGDMGFTSALTYDFEVFSTAQDRWLEISSVSNFETFQANRLKLRFKDKDGKNQLAHTLNGSSLALPRVLAGILENYQTPEGIVIPEVLRPYCGFDIIN; from the coding sequence ATGTTACAAATCGCATTTATTAGAGAGAATCAGGAGAAAGTAATCAAGGCTTTAGCAAAACGAAATATCGATGCTAAAAGCGTTGTTGAAGAAGTGGTGCAACTAGACGAAAACCGTCGCGCAACACAAGTTGAATTAGATAACACTTTAGCCGAATCTAATAAATTGTCCAAAGATATAGGCGAATTAATGAAAGCGGGTGAGAAATCTAAAGCCGCAATCTTAAAAGAAAAAACCGTTTCATTAAAAGAAAAAAGTAAAGAATTAGGCGAAAAAGCAGAAGCTTTGGCTGTCGAATTGACTCATAAATTATACACATTACCAAATCTTCCGGCTGATATTGTTCCTGAAGGAAAAACTCCGGATGACAATTTGAATGTTTTCGAAGAAGGAGATATTCCGGTTCTTCATGAAGGTGCACAACCTCACTGGGAATTGGTAAAGAAATATGATATCATCGATTTTGAATTAGGTGTAAAAATTACGGGTGCAGGATTTCCGGTTTACAAAGGAAAAGGTGCTCGTTTACAACGTGCCTTAATCAATTACTTTTTAGATAAAAATACTGCTGCAGGATATAATGAAGTACAAGTTCCGCATTTGGTAAACGAAGCTTCAGGTTACGGAACAGGACAATTGCCAGACAAAGAAGGACAAATGTATCACTCAACAATTGATGATTTATATTTGATTCCAACGGCTGAGGTTCCGGTTACGAATTTATTCCGTGATGTTCTTTTAACAGAAACTGAATTACCAGTTTTATATACAGCATATACGCCATGTTTCCGTCGTGAAGCAGGTTCTTATGGAGCACACGTTCGTGGATTAAACCGTTTGCACCAATTTGATAAAGTAGAAATCGTGCGTGTTGAACATCCTGATAAGTCTTATGAAGCACTTGACGGAATGGTAGAGCATGTAAAAGATATTTTGAAAGAATTGAAATTGCCATACCGAGTTTTACGTTTGTGTGGTGGCGATATGGGATTCACATCGGCTTTGACCTATGATTTTGAAGTATTTTCTACAGCGCAGGATCGTTGGTTAGAAATTAGTTCAGTTTCTAACTTTGAAACTTTTCAGGCAAATCGCTTGAAATTACGTTTCAAAGACAAAGACGGAAAAAATCAATTGGCACACACACTTAACGGAAGTTCATTGGCATTGCCAAGAGTTTTGGCAGGAATATTAGAAAATTACCAAACTCCGGAAGGAATCGTAATTCCAGAAGTTTTACGCCCTTACTGTGGATTTGATATTATAAATTAA
- a CDS encoding PhzF family phenazine biosynthesis protein — protein sequence MEKRTTLQYYVLDVFSNKSYKGNPLSVVFTDGDLDLEVYQNIAKEFGYSETSFVYYSPVQKALNVRSFTPIGFEIDGAGHNLLGAVCGALLKKLPIFDEQDESKRFVMMKNAPIPLTVSFDPVTQYPVVQMHQKPAVIKQEIPTYKIAVALGLKIEDLDSNDFVPSVVQTEVTHTMVPIKNSQLLNDCIPDNKLLIEISKEYKSEGFYCFAINQNEDHLVETRFFNPIIGINEDPATGTAAGPLIGFLTQKKQAKLNKEYKILQGVKLNQPSLIEVMCRENDILVGGSSIITMRGELYI from the coding sequence ATGGAAAAAAGAACCACTTTACAATACTACGTTTTAGATGTTTTCTCTAATAAAAGTTATAAAGGAAATCCGTTATCCGTTGTTTTTACAGATGGTGATTTAGATTTGGAAGTTTATCAAAACATTGCAAAAGAATTCGGTTACTCTGAAACTTCGTTTGTTTATTATTCTCCGGTGCAAAAAGCACTAAATGTTCGTTCGTTTACGCCAATAGGTTTTGAAATAGACGGCGCAGGACACAATTTATTAGGAGCAGTTTGCGGAGCATTACTAAAAAAACTTCCCATATTTGACGAACAAGACGAATCGAAACGTTTTGTAATGATGAAAAATGCACCAATTCCATTAACGGTAAGTTTTGATCCCGTGACTCAATATCCGGTTGTACAAATGCATCAAAAACCGGCTGTTATCAAACAAGAAATTCCTACTTATAAAATAGCAGTGGCGCTTGGTTTGAAAATTGAAGATTTGGACAGTAATGATTTTGTTCCTTCGGTTGTTCAAACGGAAGTTACACATACAATGGTTCCGATAAAAAACAGCCAATTGCTGAATGATTGTATTCCAGATAATAAACTTTTGATCGAAATTTCGAAAGAATATAAATCAGAAGGTTTTTATTGTTTTGCGATTAATCAAAATGAAGATCATTTAGTCGAAACGAGATTTTTTAATCCAATAATCGGAATTAATGAAGATCCTGCAACGGGAACAGCTGCTGGTCCACTAATTGGTTTTTTGACCCAAAAAAAACAGGCAAAACTTAATAAAGAATATAAAATCCTGCAAGGCGTTAAACTCAACCAACCTTCTTTGATTGAAGTAATGTGTAGAGAAAATGATATTTTGGTTGGTGGTTCGTCTATTATTACAATGCGTGGAGAACTTTATATATAA
- a CDS encoding YdeI/OmpD-associated family protein has protein sequence MNPTFFPTQEKFREWLEKHHQKETELLVGFYKVSTKKPTMSWSESVDQALCFGWIDGIRKSIDEESYTIRFTPRKKSSIWSVINIKKVETLTKAGLMKEAGIKAFELKSDERSKIYSHENEAYVLDPELEKQFKANETAWEYFNNQAPSYKKVIIHVIMSAKQEKTRIARLEKAIKFSAEGKRML, from the coding sequence ATGAACCCAACCTTCTTCCCAACCCAGGAAAAATTCAGAGAATGGTTAGAAAAGCATCACCAAAAAGAAACCGAACTTTTAGTAGGTTTTTATAAAGTGAGTACCAAAAAACCAACTATGTCATGGTCAGAATCTGTAGATCAGGCGCTTTGTTTTGGCTGGATTGACGGCATTCGGAAATCAATTGACGAAGAAAGTTATACGATCAGGTTTACACCGAGAAAAAAATCGAGCATTTGGAGTGTCATAAATATTAAAAAAGTTGAAACACTTACAAAAGCCGGATTGATGAAAGAAGCCGGAATAAAAGCTTTTGAACTAAAATCTGATGAAAGATCAAAAATTTACTCGCATGAAAATGAAGCGTATGTTCTAGATCCTGAACTCGAAAAGCAATTTAAAGCTAATGAAACGGCTTGGGAATATTTCAACAATCAGGCACCATCGTACAAAAAAGTAATAATTCACGTAATTATGAGCGCCAAACAAGAAAAAACCAGAATTGCGAGATTAGAAAAAGCAATAAAATTTAGCGCCGAAGGAAAACGAATGCTGTAA